The uncultured Bacteroides sp. DNA segment GCGGTTGATCTCTCGCGCATAACCGATGCGGCGCACCATACTGTTTTCATCAAGAAAGCCGATAATGATAGCAAATACGAGTGTGGTTATACTGTATTTATGCCTTCGTATGAAATTCCAGATTGATAATAATTTGTCCATGATTGTTTATGACGAGTTACGGATAAAAACCCCAATTGATTATGCAAAGATAAAACTTCTAACTTAAAACTTATCTCATAAGACTTTTTTTTGTGTACATTTGCAGAAACAGAAAATAGAGAATCTCGGATTATGGAGAACTATATCGTATCGGCCCGCAAATATCGTCCGTCTACGTTCGAATCTGTAGTAGGGCAGGAAGCTCTTACTACTACACTTAAAAATGCCATTGCTACTCATAAACTGGCTCATGCTTACTTGTTTTGTGGACCCCGTGGAGTGGGAAAAACCACTTGTGCGCGTATCTTTGCCAAGACAATCAACTGTATGCATCTTTCTGCCGATGGAGAGGCTTGTAATGAATGTGAATCGTGCGTGGCATTCAATGAACAACGATCTTATAATATACATGAGCTTGATGCCGCATCCAACAATTCGGTGGATGATATCCGTCAGTTGGTGGAACAAGTACGCATCCCGCCTCAGATAGGTAAATATAAAGTTTATATTATAGACGAGGTACACATGCTGTCTACTTCGGCTTTCAACGCTTTCCTTAAAACATTAGAGGAACCTCCTCATCATGCTATCTTCATTCTGGCTACAACGGAAAAGCATAAGATTCTGCCTACGATCTTATCACGTTGCCAGATTTATGATTTCAGCCGCATTACGGTAGAAGGTACGGTGAATCATCTGAATTATGTAGCATCCAAAGAGGGAATTACGGTTGAGCAGGAAGCACTGAATGTGATTGCTCTGAAATCTGACGGAGGAATGCGTGATGCTCTTTCCATCTTCGATCAGGTAGTTAGCTTCACCGGGGGAAATATTACGTATCAAAGTGTGATAGAAAACCTCAATGTATTGGACTATGAGTATTACTTCAGATTAACGGATTGCTTTCTGGAGAATAAAGTGACCGATGCGCTACTTTTGTTTAATGACATCTTAAACAAAGGTTTTGACGGTAATCATTTTATCACCGGATTATCTTCGCATTTCCGTGATTTATTGGTTAGCAAAGATGCCTCCACTCTTTCATTGCTCGAAGTTGGTTCCAGCATTCGTCAACGCTATCAGACGCAGTCGCAAAAATGCGAGTTGCCTTTCTTGTATCGTGCAATGAAACTTTGCAATGATTGCGACATGAGTTATCGCGTAAGTAAGAACAAACGATTGTTGGTGGAACTTACATTGATTCAAGTGGCGCAACTCACAGAAGGCGATGATGAGGAAGCCCATGGGCGTGGCCCTAAACAAAATTTAAAACCAGTCTTTCATTCGCCTTCGGGAGCTCAGCAACCTCAGGTGGTAAGCCATACAACAACTGCGGCTCCTCAAGTTGCTACCCCTCCGGTTGCAACTCAACAGGTTGTGGCTCCTCAAGTGGTTCAGCCCTCTATGCCGTCGTCTTCATTTGGAACTACTCCTCCGCCTGCTACTGTGCCGAATGCAATTCTAATGGCGCAATCAAAGCCGGAAAAGAAAATCCCTTTGATGAAGAGTTCCAGCATCGGGCTTTCCATCAAGCAATTACAGAATGGAGATCAAGAGAAAAGAACGGCATCAGCTGAACAGGCAATACATGCGCAACAAACGGCAGTTCAGGAGAATCAGCTTTTCGGCGAGAACGACCTGAACTATTATTGGAGAGAATATGCCAGTCAGCTTCCGCTAGAACAGAGAGCAGTAGCTATGCGAATGCAGAATATTAAAGTAGAGAAACTGGATGATGTGGCTTGTGGAATAGTCGTTGACAATGAATTAACAGCGAAAGATTTTACAACTGCTTTGCCCGACATTCAATCTTATCTTCGCAATCGGCTTAAGAATAGCAAACTAACGATAACTGTTCGTATTAGCGAAGCCAACGAAATAATACGTCCTTTCGGCAAGGTGGAGAAGTTCCAGATGATGGCTCAAAAGAATAATGATTTGATGACTCTGAAGGAGGAG contains these protein-coding regions:
- a CDS encoding DNA polymerase III subunit gamma/tau; this translates as MENYIVSARKYRPSTFESVVGQEALTTTLKNAIATHKLAHAYLFCGPRGVGKTTCARIFAKTINCMHLSADGEACNECESCVAFNEQRSYNIHELDAASNNSVDDIRQLVEQVRIPPQIGKYKVYIIDEVHMLSTSAFNAFLKTLEEPPHHAIFILATTEKHKILPTILSRCQIYDFSRITVEGTVNHLNYVASKEGITVEQEALNVIALKSDGGMRDALSIFDQVVSFTGGNITYQSVIENLNVLDYEYYFRLTDCFLENKVTDALLLFNDILNKGFDGNHFITGLSSHFRDLLVSKDASTLSLLEVGSSIRQRYQTQSQKCELPFLYRAMKLCNDCDMSYRVSKNKRLLVELTLIQVAQLTEGDDEEAHGRGPKQNLKPVFHSPSGAQQPQVVSHTTTAAPQVATPPVATQQVVAPQVVQPSMPSSSFGTTPPPATVPNAILMAQSKPEKKIPLMKSSSIGLSIKQLQNGDQEKRTASAEQAIHAQQTAVQENQLFGENDLNYYWREYASQLPLEQRAVAMRMQNIKVEKLDDVACGIVVDNELTAKDFTTALPDIQSYLRNRLKNSKLTITVRISEANEIIRPFGKVEKFQMMAQKNNDLMTLKEEFGLEFY